The Gracilimonas sp. genome includes a region encoding these proteins:
- a CDS encoding FG-GAP-like repeat-containing protein, whose amino-acid sequence MKQLILITTFLASLAGALFAQPAITSFSPSRNAIDVSVSSNITISFSEAMNELNAEQPNSVVVKGSLGGIYTTTKSLDAFGTTLTLDPDSDFIPGEIITVRVSQILNEAQTNGLQRSHLYNFTVETNGTGEGYFTSSSTFTGTIGDNSATLTYAGDVDGDGDLDAVILRRSDDTKFYVLRKQDGVESYFSADAYDIADGTNPKGILLNDIDNDGDLDIVVVVSPGSSTRSFYVYTNDGFGTFSSSSSSFHANLNPTDIGGAVFSDFDVDGDDDLFIAGDNIQGLWPFTNDPAGTFNEASGAGIFSGIAGRFAISGDFNNDDYPDFAVIKQVGFDDSPTNDSLGVILSDGSGGFTNQTYTLGISSNPFLRGLAQGDFDGDGYIDLVLKADSLYIMDNNQDGTFTRRALDVVQGLDNLKVGDVNNDGHLDIAMLGPTSVIQFNDGSGNFNSYSTFSRSYGTGFVTDLADADGDGDLDILFSVNGTLTVYKNGVVTAPSSNPTSISLNTNQGTSLGFNMNGGFGTKALVLMKEAGAVDVTPTDDVSYTASSTFGSGSEIGTGNFVVYDGISTSFTVDGLDPGTTYHVEVFQFNAAGPSVKYQTGDITITNATTRTAPTGIVSDLSSSQLSTSITLNWSNSGTSIGTSRIVLAKEGAAVDATPTNSTSYTADAAFQSGTELGSGNYIVYDGSDASVTITGLTAETTYHFAIFEYDGSNGSQRFYTAESATINATTTPIPTIWSKNDSTLTFTKANFADWTQAANQDRITDNVWLTRQDEQGLFNYADETGWNGGDISPSGTQWAFGNTDNLGTLTFDTWQYTILDSLGYDLPSMVGLEMVVYIESDNLYLDLTFDSWTSNGNGGGFSYTRAKGPAPTPITQSFQDSAGYAVQFDGGNTQEEFIEIYIEDYEIISEFSVEMWVKPDVINQDQVFIALGYDDLFIGINSSNQFYATHTEPNAGGGGGEGECCLLKGISATSTSSGASYSSAEIDGLGGSITASVGEWYHVALTGRSGDYLTLYVNGVEQDTVSVEDVSVDESYWVVGSDEDGSKNFFGTIDELRIWKSVRTESEIRSFMHRTYSGPVGRLTGYWQFNEGSGGYTYDGLNNHEGEFYDGIEETWVTSDAPIGEGAVEETTDFQTGTVSVGNAALSMADGFDNPVDVQVTEVTGSPNQFPAGVTAGIGGKYFVINLFGDPGTFSADLTLNFGSGAITAEQETFPELLTLYKRGSSSTGAWTTVGGATSANAATGEVTWTGITSFSQFMATGGEYSFQANDGEPISAAVVSGPSFGSILLDNDVFGFDPVYADSTIEFHISGFGGAEVGIVSDDNENGIAEPGTDPFVTANDAENPVSFTPSTSKLMYISGGGTIDTTTFYFSYYDSEADVTELDTVFAVFGVSDSDEATLENNESENGWYLLSIPQNSSIGSFISPVWTQGAVNSDAPGSDATIYTFNPDNAAYQAVTTDLDTTTLAAGEGLLVYVFEDDDILDGQDDVDGGWPKTLTITGDLFGLNASVPVKNVDADGISGTTGSEGFVLLGNPFGWPISADSVIATLKRTDELANSYVYTWDPVNKTYILSTSGEIDAFESFFVRVVNSGTSGSLSFDYHDVIVSESSPSEKIQNSDMFEFDLVHKNSGIESTSFLRFGEKAKTNIDPYDGYYLGSFASSFANLYTLIGDQPLTINNVPLEADFDKEFPIFMDATVSGNFSLNWKDGRMPEGISATLTLVETGKSFNLNEGGSFEFSIDNSSLSKVAKEMQPVPSSEVVQMAKKEKAEPLFVLSMSSRLGTSNESDLGIPTEVELYQNYPNPFNPTSVIRFGVPEASKVKLEVFDVLGRKVATLLNNETKSSGRYNVQFNARALSSGMYIYRLQVGDKVLVKKMTLIK is encoded by the coding sequence ATGAAACAATTGATACTTATAACAACATTTTTGGCATCACTGGCGGGGGCATTATTTGCTCAGCCTGCAATAACGAGTTTCTCTCCTTCGAGAAATGCTATTGATGTTTCTGTTAGTTCAAACATCACTATATCTTTTAGTGAGGCAATGAACGAATTAAATGCGGAGCAACCCAATAGCGTTGTAGTGAAAGGCTCTCTGGGTGGTATTTATACAACCACTAAAAGTCTGGACGCTTTTGGTACTACATTAACCCTTGACCCAGATAGTGATTTTATTCCGGGAGAGATTATAACAGTTAGGGTTAGCCAGATTCTTAATGAAGCACAGACTAATGGGTTGCAAAGGTCACACCTTTACAATTTTACGGTAGAAACAAACGGTACTGGAGAAGGCTATTTTACTTCATCGAGTACATTTACAGGAACGATCGGTGATAACTCTGCGACTCTTACCTACGCTGGTGATGTAGATGGGGATGGAGACCTGGATGCTGTAATATTAAGAAGATCTGATGATACAAAGTTCTATGTTCTAAGAAAACAAGATGGTGTTGAATCATACTTTTCCGCAGATGCATATGATATTGCTGATGGGACAAATCCAAAAGGAATTCTTCTTAATGATATAGATAATGATGGGGATTTGGATATTGTTGTAGTTGTAAGTCCTGGGTCTAGTACGAGATCATTTTACGTTTATACCAACGATGGTTTCGGTACATTTTCAAGCTCCTCGAGTTCATTTCATGCTAATTTGAACCCTACAGATATTGGGGGAGCCGTTTTTTCTGATTTCGATGTGGATGGAGACGATGATCTGTTCATCGCCGGCGATAATATTCAGGGGTTGTGGCCTTTTACTAATGATCCAGCAGGAACTTTCAATGAAGCCAGTGGTGCAGGAATATTTTCAGGTATAGCCGGTAGGTTTGCTATCTCAGGGGATTTTAATAATGACGATTACCCGGATTTTGCTGTTATCAAACAGGTTGGTTTTGATGACAGTCCTACCAATGACAGTCTAGGTGTAATTTTATCTGATGGATCCGGTGGTTTCACAAATCAGACCTATACCTTAGGCATAAGTTCAAATCCTTTTCTAAGGGGACTGGCTCAAGGAGATTTTGATGGAGATGGCTATATCGACTTGGTACTCAAAGCTGACAGCTTATATATCATGGATAACAACCAAGATGGTACCTTTACCCGAAGAGCCCTCGACGTTGTACAAGGTTTAGATAACCTTAAAGTGGGAGATGTAAATAATGATGGTCATTTGGATATTGCAATGCTTGGTCCCACTAGTGTTATTCAATTTAATGATGGAAGTGGGAACTTTAATTCTTACAGTACATTCAGTAGAAGTTATGGGACTGGTTTTGTTACCGACTTAGCAGACGCTGACGGAGACGGCGACCTCGATATTTTATTCTCAGTGAATGGAACCCTTACTGTCTACAAAAATGGGGTAGTTACTGCGCCATCTAGTAATCCTACCTCTATCTCTTTAAATACAAATCAGGGTACATCTCTTGGTTTCAATATGAATGGAGGTTTTGGTACTAAAGCATTGGTTCTCATGAAAGAAGCAGGAGCAGTAGATGTAACTCCTACAGATGATGTGAGCTACACAGCCAGCAGTACATTTGGAAGTGGATCAGAGATAGGAACTGGAAACTTTGTTGTTTATGACGGAATAAGTACTTCGTTTACTGTTGATGGCTTAGACCCGGGTACAACCTATCATGTTGAAGTATTTCAATTTAATGCAGCTGGTCCATCTGTTAAATATCAAACAGGTGATATAACAATTACAAATGCTACAACCAGAACGGCACCAACCGGTATCGTTTCAGACTTGTCTTCCAGTCAGTTAAGTACATCAATAACATTAAATTGGTCGAACAGTGGAACAAGTATTGGTACTTCAAGAATAGTGTTAGCAAAAGAAGGCGCCGCTGTGGATGCTACTCCAACCAATAGTACTTCTTATACTGCTGATGCAGCGTTCCAAAGTGGAACTGAACTTGGCTCAGGGAATTACATTGTATATGACGGTTCTGATGCGTCTGTAACTATTACCGGTCTGACCGCTGAAACAACCTATCATTTTGCCATATTTGAGTATGATGGATCAAATGGAAGTCAACGCTTCTATACAGCAGAAAGTGCAACAATCAACGCAACTACAACTCCAATTCCTACAATTTGGAGTAAAAACGATAGTACTCTAACTTTCACAAAAGCTAATTTTGCGGATTGGACTCAGGCGGCTAATCAGGATCGAATTACAGATAATGTGTGGCTCACAAGACAGGATGAGCAAGGGTTATTCAATTATGCTGATGAAACAGGATGGAATGGAGGAGATATTTCGCCTTCAGGTACACAATGGGCATTTGGTAACACGGATAACCTCGGGACTTTAACATTTGATACTTGGCAATATACGATTCTGGATAGTCTTGGATATGATTTACCTTCAATGGTTGGCCTTGAGATGGTTGTTTATATTGAATCAGATAATCTTTATTTGGATTTAACATTTGATTCCTGGACCTCAAATGGAAATGGCGGAGGCTTCTCCTACACCCGCGCCAAAGGTCCGGCACCGACACCTATCACTCAATCATTCCAGGATTCTGCCGGTTATGCCGTGCAGTTTGATGGTGGAAATACGCAGGAAGAATTTATTGAGATCTACATTGAGGATTATGAAATCATCAGTGAATTCAGTGTAGAAATGTGGGTAAAACCGGACGTTATAAATCAAGATCAGGTATTTATAGCCCTTGGTTATGATGACTTGTTTATTGGGATCAACAGTTCCAATCAATTTTATGCTACCCATACCGAACCAAATGCAGGCGGAGGCGGAGGAGAAGGAGAATGCTGTCTCTTAAAAGGAATATCTGCAACCTCCACAAGTTCAGGAGCTTCATACTCCTCAGCTGAAATTGACGGCTTAGGCGGATCAATTACAGCCTCAGTTGGTGAATGGTACCATGTGGCCCTAACCGGTCGTTCAGGGGATTATCTAACCCTGTATGTAAATGGAGTAGAGCAGGATACAGTATCAGTAGAAGATGTATCTGTGGATGAGTCCTACTGGGTTGTTGGTTCTGATGAAGATGGAAGTAAAAACTTCTTTGGAACGATTGATGAGCTTCGTATTTGGAAGTCCGTTCGAACCGAGTCCGAAATCCGCTCGTTTATGCACCGAACTTATTCAGGTCCTGTGGGACGTTTAACTGGATACTGGCAGTTTAATGAAGGTTCAGGTGGCTATACATACGATGGCCTCAACAACCATGAAGGAGAATTCTATGATGGTATAGAGGAAACCTGGGTAACTTCAGATGCTCCAATTGGAGAGGGAGCCGTTGAAGAAACCACTGACTTCCAGACAGGAACAGTCAGCGTTGGAAATGCCGCTTTAAGTATGGCAGATGGCTTTGATAACCCGGTGGATGTTCAAGTAACAGAAGTGACAGGAAGTCCCAATCAGTTCCCAGCGGGTGTTACAGCCGGCATAGGGGGCAAATATTTTGTAATCAATTTGTTTGGTGATCCGGGTACGTTCTCAGCAGATCTTACCCTAAACTTTGGTTCTGGTGCAATTACAGCTGAGCAGGAGACCTTTCCTGAGTTACTGACATTGTACAAGCGCGGTTCTTCTTCAACCGGAGCGTGGACAACCGTTGGCGGAGCAACCTCAGCAAACGCCGCGACAGGGGAAGTCACCTGGACAGGTATCACTTCATTCAGTCAGTTCATGGCTACCGGAGGTGAATACAGCTTTCAAGCAAATGATGGCGAGCCTATAAGTGCTGCTGTTGTTTCAGGTCCTTCGTTTGGAAGTATTCTCTTAGATAATGATGTATTTGGTTTCGACCCTGTTTATGCAGATTCAACTATCGAATTTCATATATCAGGTTTCGGAGGTGCTGAAGTGGGTATTGTATCAGATGATAATGAAAACGGAATTGCTGAGCCTGGTACAGATCCATTTGTTACTGCTAATGATGCTGAGAACCCAGTGTCATTTACTCCTTCCACATCTAAATTGATGTACATTAGTGGAGGGGGAACCATTGATACCACTACCTTTTACTTCTCCTATTATGATTCTGAAGCAGATGTCACAGAATTGGACACCGTGTTTGCTGTATTTGGAGTAAGCGATAGCGATGAAGCAACTCTGGAAAATAATGAGTCTGAGAATGGCTGGTATTTACTGTCAATACCTCAGAATTCATCTATTGGCAGCTTTATAAGTCCTGTTTGGACGCAAGGCGCTGTGAATTCGGACGCACCAGGCAGTGATGCAACTATCTACACCTTCAATCCGGATAACGCAGCATATCAAGCTGTCACTACTGACCTGGACACAACTACACTTGCTGCCGGAGAAGGATTATTAGTCTACGTGTTTGAAGACGATGACATTCTTGATGGTCAGGATGATGTAGATGGCGGTTGGCCAAAAACATTAACTATTACCGGAGATCTTTTTGGTCTTAACGCTAGTGTTCCGGTCAAAAATGTAGATGCAGATGGTATAAGTGGAACAACCGGCAGTGAAGGATTTGTCCTGCTAGGTAATCCATTTGGATGGCCTATTTCTGCAGACTCAGTTATAGCTACGCTGAAGCGTACCGATGAATTAGCCAACAGCTATGTGTATACCTGGGATCCGGTAAATAAAACCTACATACTTTCAACATCCGGAGAAATTGATGCTTTTGAGTCATTCTTCGTGAGGGTTGTCAATTCTGGAACTTCAGGTTCACTAAGCTTTGATTACCATGATGTGATTGTTTCGGAAAGTAGTCCCTCTGAGAAAATTCAGAATTCCGATATGTTTGAGTTCGACCTTGTACATAAGAACTCAGGTATTGAGTCTACTTCATTCCTTCGATTCGGTGAGAAGGCCAAAACAAACATAGATCCTTATGATGGGTACTATTTGGGCTCCTTTGCCAGCTCATTCGCGAATCTGTATACATTGATTGGTGATCAGCCATTGACGATCAACAATGTTCCTCTTGAAGCTGACTTTGATAAGGAGTTTCCAATTTTCATGGATGCTACGGTTTCAGGAAACTTCAGCCTTAACTGGAAGGATGGCCGCATGCCGGAAGGTATATCTGCAACATTGACCCTTGTAGAAACTGGCAAGTCATTCAACCTGAATGAAGGGGGTTCATTTGAGTTCAGTATTGATAACAGCAGCTTATCAAAAGTAGCTAAAGAAATGCAGCCGGTTCCTTCAAGTGAAGTTGTACAAATGGCTAAAAAAGAGAAAGCTGAGCCACTTTTTGTACTTAGTATGAGTTCAAGGCTGGGAACTTCTAACGAAAGTGATCTTGGAATTCCTACAGAAGTGGAACTCTACCAAAACTATCCGAATCCATTTAACCCAACTTCGGTAATCAGGTTTGGAGTACCAGAGGCGAGTAAAGTTAAACTGGAAGTATTTGATGTGCTTGGCCGAAAAGTAGCTACTCTTCTGAATAACGAAACCAAGAGTTCAGGACGCTACAATGTTCAGTTCAATGCACGGGCACTGTCATCTGGCATGTATATCTATCGCTTACAAGTTGGCGATAAAGTACTTGTCAAGAAGATGACTCTTATCAAGTAA
- a CDS encoding response regulator transcription factor, giving the protein MKIMIVDDHADMRRMLKNFISLSDTELNFIECESGEKAIENYMDLKPDLMLMDIELKSMSGFTVTEEIYKQDSNAKIIIVTSYDTPTFRRKAKKLNVKSFVCKDNLKELNQIIFNTIH; this is encoded by the coding sequence ATGAAAATAATGATCGTGGATGATCATGCCGATATGCGTCGGATGCTAAAGAATTTTATTTCTCTTTCTGATACTGAACTCAATTTTATTGAGTGTGAAAGTGGAGAAAAAGCAATTGAAAACTACATGGACCTTAAGCCGGACTTGATGCTAATGGATATTGAGCTAAAAAGTATGAGTGGTTTTACAGTTACTGAAGAAATTTACAAGCAGGATTCCAATGCAAAAATAATCATTGTGACCAGTTACGATACACCCACATTCAGAAGAAAAGCAAAAAAATTAAATGTGAAAAGCTTTGTCTGTAAAGACAACCTAAAGGAATTAAATCAAATAATATTCAACACCATACACTAA